One region of Emys orbicularis isolate rEmyOrb1 chromosome 4, rEmyOrb1.hap1, whole genome shotgun sequence genomic DNA includes:
- the LOC135877690 gene encoding potassium voltage-gated channel subfamily A member 2, translating to MTVATGDPTDEAAALAGHPQDTYNPETDHECCERVVINISGLRFETQLKTLAQFPETLLGDPKKRMRYFDPLRNEYFFDRNRPSFDAILYYYQSGGRLRRPVNVPLDIFSEEIRFYELGEEAMEMFREDEGYIKEEERPLPENEFQRQVWLLFEYPESSGPARIIAIVSVMVILISIVSFCLETLPVFRDDEDLHGGGMSHHPYSNSTMSYQQSTSFTDPFFIVETLCIIWFSFEFLVRFFACPSKAGFFTNIMNIIDIVAIIPYFITLGTELAEKPEDGQQGQQAMSLAILRVIRLVRVFRIFKLSRHSKGLQILGQTLKASMRELGLLIFFLFIGVILFSSAVYFAEADESESQFPSIPDAFWWAVVSMTTVGYGDMVPTTIGGKIVGSLCAIAGVLTIALPVPVIVSNFNYFYHRETEGEEQAQYLQVTSCPKIPSSPDLKKSRSASTISKSDYMEIQEGVNNSNEDFREENLKTANCTLANTNYVNITKMLTDV from the coding sequence ATGACAGTTGCTACTGGAGACCCCACAGATGAAGCGGCAGCTTTGGCAGGTCATCCTCAGGACACCTATAACCCTGAAACCGATCATGAATGCTGTGAGAGGGTGGTCATTAACATCTCGGGGCTGCGGTTTGAAACGCAACTCAAGACGCTAGCTCAGTTTCCAGAGACCTTGCTAGGGGACCCTAAAAAGAGAATGAGATATTTCGATCCTCTCCGGAATGAATATTTCTTTGACCGAAACAGACCCAGCTTTGATGCTATTTTGTACTACTACCAATCGGGTGGCAGGTTAAGGAGGCCTGTCAACGTGCCCTTAGACATCTTCTCGGAGGAGATCAGGTTTTATGAACTCGGGGAAGAAGCCATGGAGATGTTCCGAGAGGATGAAGGATACATTAAGGAAGAAGAAAGGCCTTTACCGGAGAACGAGTTTCAGAGACAAGTGTGGCTGCTCTTTGAGTATCCAGAAAGCTCAGGGCCCGCCAGGATTATAGCTATTGTCTCTGTCATGGTGATTCTAATCTCCATCGTGAGCTTTTGCCTGGAAACGTTGCCTGTTTTTCGGGATGACGAAGACCTGCATGGCGGTGGGATGAGCCATCACCCCTACTCCAACAGTACCATGAGCTATCAGCAGTCGACCTCTTTCACAGACCCTTTCTTTATAGTAGAGACACTTTGCATCATTTGGTTCTCCTTCGAGTTCTTGGTAAGGTTTTTCGCCTGCCCCAGCAAGGCTGGGTTTTTTACCAACATCATGAACATTATTGACATTGTAGCTATCATCCCGTACTTCATCACTCTAGGGACCGAACTGGCTGAGAAACCAGAGGATGGCCAGCAAGGCCAACAGGCCATGTCTCTGGCCATCCTTCGAGTCATCCGCTTGGTGAGAGTTTTTAGGATCTTCAAACTGTCCAGGCACTCCAAAGGGCTGCAGATCCTGGGGCAGACCCTCAAGGCCAGCATGAGGGAACTAGGTCTCTTGATATTTTTCCTCTTCATTGGCGTCATCCTCTTCTCCAGCGCCGTCTACTTCGCAGAGGCTGATGAGAGCGAGTCTCAGTTTCCCAGCATCCCAGATGCGTTCTGGTGGGCTGTGGTTTCCATGACCACAGTTGGCTATGGAGACATGGTCCCCACGACCATCGGTGGGAAAATAGTGGGCTCCTTATGCGCCATTGCAGGTGTATTAACGATTGCCTTACCAGTGCCAGTCATAGTGTCCAACTTCAACTACTTCTATCACCGCGAGACGGAAGGAGAGGAGCAAGCCCAATATTTGCAAGTGACCAGCTGCCCAAAGATCCCTTCTTCCCCTGACCTAAAGAAAAGCAGAAGTGCCTCCACTATTAGTAAGTCTGATTATATGGAGATACAGGAAGGTGTAAATAATAGTAATGAGGACTTTAGAGAGGAGAACTTGAAGACAGCCAATTGCACCCTGGCTAACACAAATTACGTTAATATCACCAAAATGCTAACTGATGTGTAG